From the genome of Salarias fasciatus chromosome 22, fSalaFa1.1, whole genome shotgun sequence:
GGCTGTCGTGGCTGAACTCGTTCTTGGTGAAGCGGGACAGGAGGTTGCTCTTTCCCACGCCGGACTCTCCGATCAACACCACTTTtagaaaagagagaaggaaatAAAATGGTTTAAAATAGGAAAATCACATTGGATATTGATGTGATTTGAATAACCAAAGAGGTTATTTGACTGCCAAGTGTTTGAAACCGTAGCTCTGTGAAGCAATTCGGTTATCTCTCATCTGGtcagacttcctgtcagcctcaCAAGCTGCCAGACGTGGCAGATCCTCCGAGGAGCTGGCGATACACACTGGAACGGCAGGCTATTTCAgccatggaaaagaaaaactacacGGCACACAACAGCCCACAAAGTGAAGCAGGAAATGTGAGATTGTGTCCCTCTtgcgggtcaaaggtcaagtcATTCACAGCCAAATGGATAGAAATGActtcctccttcccctcccctcAGAAATCGCAGCCGGAGCTGCACCTCACGGTGTCGacatgtacacaaacacaccctgacTGCACTGCGTTACACATCCAGTCGGCCCCAATCACAGCCGAGGGGGAACTCACCTTTAAAGACAAAGTTGTAGGATTCGTCAGACCCCATGCTGCTCCTGTTTCACCCAGTCCCCCGAAACCACCTTCAACCCCGGATCCCCAGGGGGAGTCGAGAGGGTGAATAAAAACCACGCAGAAGGAAAACACGGCCGCActcctctggctctctctccggtgtggagagagagagagagagtaaaggTGAAaatggaggacagagagagagagagagagagagagagaacaggtgGAGCTGCTTCCTTCTTGATCTGTGTATGGGGGCAGCTCCCGGCCGAGGACGGACAGGAAGGCAGGGAGGCGGCGCAGGCAGGTGCCCCGAACATCAGCTGACAGCCGAAGGAGCGAGGGAGCAGGGAAAGCAGGAGGAACAGGTAGAACCGGCGGCAGACACGGAgacaggctccgccctcccctACGCTCTTTCCACCTGCTGATCCCGATCATTTGTGTGACAATAGGCCTCGCCTACAGGCGACGCAGGCCGGGAGCATGCCTCCATTCCTGCAGGAGATGATTGATGGGCCGCAGCTAGAGAACTGGTGtcatgctgtgttttcactgtttttaatcTTCATGCTTTCAGAAACTTTGACAAAAACCAGTTTGGAACCAGAGGCTGATGACCTTTACCCCCTTTTCATCCTTTTAAtgattttatcatgtttttgaGCTTTTATTTCCTTATCCTCATGTCACACCCCTACTTTTATCtgattttttacatttcaatttTATTACCGTGGTAATCTTCTTATCCTCCCATGCAACACTGTTAAGTTTTTCAAGTTGTAAAttcatttacaaatgaaatgttttatttccttattaGCTGATACTGGGTAAAGATTATTCTATGATGCATTGAGTGTTCTTCCTAAAAAACACATGGCTGCATGAggctttattttaaatgtaaagctTTTCAGGATACGACATCTGCAATTATATCTTAACGCAGGATTTTGAGTAGATCTATGGTGAACCCAGAAAGCACGTTTTCCCGTTCGATCAGTCTCTTTGCCCTTTACATGACCCGTTAAATCCAGTCTCAAACAAATCACGATCGCCATGCTAAGTGTTCGCACCACAGTGAAGGGAACTTGGGACCGGTCAGGGCGGGATCAGAAACCTGCCAACCTGTGGATTGGAAGACAAACGGCTCCGCAAACTCAACCATGATTTCAGATATTCAGCGTTCCAGGTAGCCTTTGACTTTCCGGTATCGTAATGAACACAGGGCCGTGGACTGTTTTTgaccatgttttattcatttttttttttagtacagTACTGTTAAAAGTTAGTTCCAACATGTTCAATCGGGAgatggatttcttttatttgttgtgttttcttcagctgAGGTCAACAGACGAAGCAAAGCTATAGAAGCAGTTGCCAAGGTTACCACAACTACAATGCTGaaaatttaaaaaggaaaaaaaaaacaaaaaccaaaaaaaaaaaaaaaatagaatatgaTTTGAGAAAAGTATGGTGCCACCATACTAGGAGATTTTGTGAAgtaattcatgttttcactcattTGATTTGCACGTTTATATCATGTGAGACAAATCATCCTCATCTCTAGGTACTAGTCgcacctcaaaaaaaaaaaaaaaaaaagaccaaaaaaaaaaaaatctgattaaaatgataacagtttgtttaatttatttttattctaacaGCCCTCTCTGTTTCAGAGTTGCTGCAATGTGATATTCGATAATGGCAGAAGACCTGGCTGATGAGAGGAATTTACTCGGTGACGTTTGCCCAATCAACCCACCCAGTCGGGTTGGAATATATAGATGATGGTTTTATAGGCCGGTGGAACGCTGCGGACACAGCAAAGGTGTCtcgggaagaaaaaaaagaaggaagaaaaaaagaaaaagaaagagcatGTGCACCTGTGAGAGGGCACTTCCATTTGGAATGACAAATTCTGacttggggggggaaaaaatgtgtGGAGGGCTTCGTTTTCTTAAGCACTTGCAATAAATAGTGAGAGCTGTTGGGCCAAAACAGCAACTTGAGAAAGAATGTGAAGAACGGGGACTGAGTGAGGAATGAGGCTGAACTTCTGTGTGGACAGTAAGTCTTCCTGCTTGTGTTGAGGATGGATGTTTACCAGATGATCTTCATGTATCCGTTCGCTAGTTCGATGCTAACAGACCGCCTCACAGTGAGCACGCACGAAACAGAGCCGACTGCCAATCACATCACATGGGTTTAATATGTGTCATGTAAATATCTGCCTGCAACAACTTGACTCCAGTTAAATGAGAAGAAAACGATGAGCGGATAAAATGTTTgggaatcctttttttttttttttttctttcaggagaGGCTTTCACTTCTTTTCTCCGCATCGGAACAGGTGAGAGCAGTTCAGTACGACTCTACAGCAGCACTCTGGGAAAGAGATCTGGTTGGATGATGccaaaaagtgaaaatggaGAGACAGGGATGGGgggaaggggggaggagggggggggggggggatgatgaTCTGAGAACAGATGCAGAATGAGGGTCTTACAGATCCTGCCCAAAAATTCTTCTGTAAAGTTTGGGACGAtacattttaatttctctggGATCTCTGTGGATGCTGGGTGTCTTTATGAGTTAGGTATGTTTGTACGCGCACGTCGGTGTGTCAGTATGTACTGCATGTCTTTACGAGGGCTGTGAGCCTAGCAATCTCTCAATAGCGGCGTTGATGTCTCCTCCAGTAGCGATGAGGGCCTGCAGGTTGGCCTCGCGGTTGATGAAGCCCATGGCGTTCAGCTGGTCCAGCTGGGACTGGAACCGGACTTCTGGGGTCTGGGTCTGCGGGGGACAGACGGGACGGCGGTTCCACAACTGAGAACGTCACACGTGTCTGAGGGACGCGTTTCCCGTTTTTGTGTTTCCGTGTTAGTGTGTACCGTTGcgcttcctcctccgcctcctccggcaaacatctggagcatctgctgcatcagctgctgctgcgcggCGTTCGTTCCGGCGCTGCTGGGCGAGGAGGCCGGGTTCTCGGCAGGCACGCCGCCTCCTGTTGGTATGCCAGGTATTCCACCCGACATCAAGCTAGGCCCCCGCCCAAAGGAAGAAAACAGCTTTGTTAACAGCTTCCATCGCTGTGAGTAACGAAGAAAGTTAAAAAActgcgaggtgtgtgtgtctgtcggTGTGAGCATACCTGGGCATGAGGCCCGGCGCTTCCGTCTGCAGCGTCTGTAAGCCCTGCTGGATCTGCATGAGCGCCTGCATGGCCCGAGGGTTGGTCATCACCGACAGCGCCTCCGGGTTCTGCATCTGCACAAGTCAAAATCTTAGTTTAACTGGGGAAGAATTTgaattttgtgttatttttatcttttttttttttcttttttttaaacaagttgaACTGTCAATAAAAGAGGAGAGCATTCTGTCTGATCTCTTCCAGGGTCGGGACCAGAGATCATGTGGTCCACATGTTTGATCTGGCACAAATCTTAAGCCGAATGCTTTTCTCGACACAGCCTGAGCAGTTGGGCTTTATTCAGCAAACCATaatgggattcaaacctgcaaccttatGATTATGCTCTCCAGGCCCCATTAGTGTGACATGAACAGAGTGATCGCTGAGACCAATCAGCACCATTCTTCGGTTATGGATactgcttgttttctgtttttgcttcagcaaaaacagaaaaccataaataaactgaactgaaatacaTGAAGTACCTGCTGCAAAAAGATAGGCAACTGGGCTCTGAactgctcctgcagctgtggGTTTCCAGCAAACAAGGGATTATTCATCAAAACCTGATGGAGAGAGACGACAACACTGAGTTAATTCTCACTCTGCACGAGGCGATGCTGCTTCAACAACATGAAGAGAGGTTTTAAATCTGATGTGCATTATTGTGATTTTCAACAATACACTGATTTACATGTAAGAGAATTCCAAATAATCTGTGTTATGTGACAATGAACTTGTTCTAGTTTGGATTTCAGACCAAATTCATACATTCATTAAAACTGCAGTGTGGTACAGTGGCATGCATGTGTAGCTGCACAGGTatctttgttcttcttcttaCCTGGGAGGCTAACTCTGGGTTTTGAGACAGTGACTGCATCATGCTGCGCATGTAGGGAGCAGACAGCATGTTCTGCATCAACTGAGGGTTTTCTGAAATCTGCTGCATTAAACTCTGCATGCCCGGGCTGTTAAACAtgcctgcaacacacacacacacacaaacacacatatgcacacgtGTTTTCACACCTTCAGCAGACATTGCACTTGACTCGGGCTAAATCGGTGCATGGTCACCAGAAATATGacaacacagaaagacaacCTTACGCTAACCCTAAAACAGGCCCTCGCCTGAAACAAGTTTCTGTTTGCTGACTTGAGAAGAGTGTAAACAGATTTGTCTCCAGAAGAGATAGCCATACACACGAATGAGATAACTCAGTAAATAGGTAAATATGGTGTATGAGGAAAGAAACATTCTTTTTGCTGTACCATTTCCCAGACTCCCAGCATTGATGCCCAGAGGGTTGGACACACTGGGGTTGGTGCCTGCAGTGCTGCTCGTATTTCCTGTGGTTCCTCCCGCACTCTCAGATGGATTAGAGGAATTTGGTGGCCCCCATGGATTTGGGAGGGGTTCCCTGTTCTCTGTCCGTGACGGCTGGGCGCCGGATTCAGAGTTGCCGCCTAGAGCTGAGAACGGGTTGCTACCAAACTGCGGGTAAAGAATTAGGACACATTTGAAACGGTCAGTGTTGACTTAAAGTAGCAGTGGCAacaaaactctttaaaaagCTAACAAGACAAAGTTGTAATAATGAAATTTCGGTGGCAGATACCTGTTCCCTGGCAGCGCTGAACATGGGCTCCTGGATGTCTGTGTACATCCTCCGCAAAGCATTATAACCTCCTGGGATGCTCTCCAAGTTGCTCAGAGCTCGGTCCTGGTTCCTCATCATTTCCTGCATCATGGCTGGGTTCCTGGCTAGCTCCATGGTCTGGGAGGTGTGCGAAAAGAAGGAGAAGTCAGTCGGGAGAGGCTTTTGTATTACAGCCAGTCAGATCCTGATTAAAAACCATCGAATGTGCAGCTTATGGAGGACCCCACTATTTCCTGTGAAGTGCTGTCTGGAACGGTTTGTACCTGTCTCATGAGCTCGGGGTTGTTGAGCATGTGGGAGATCTCGGGGTTGcgctccatcagctgctgcatctgaGGATTGGCCATGATCATCTGTCTCATCAGGTCCGGGTTGGACATCATGTTCTGCACCAGCGGGTTTTCCATGATTTGAGAAAGCATCTCCGGGTTGGACATGAGCTGCctctgcatctgctgctgcagctccatgaAGTTAGACGAGCCCATGCCCAGTCCAGCCAGGCCTGCCAGGTCACCGAAGCCAGCTGGAGGGACATTAAGCGAGAGTCAAGCAGGGCGCTCGCCTCAGCGGCAGACAGAAACGACGGCACACGGGTGAACTCACTCAGTATGTTGGGGGTCTGTGTGGGTGGTGGGGCGGAGCCGGCAGGGCCCGTTGTAGGGGGGGGGTTGGTGCCTGGACTCGAGGTGGACGTGCTGCCTGTTTGAGTGGAGGTGGAGCTAGAGGCTGAGGTGCTAGCGCCATCTCCCGCCCTACACAAAAGATTTATAGCTAGATGAGGAATTCTTTCAGCTTATTGAGCATCTGGAAACTGTATAAACTTAATGTTACTGCTGTAATAAATATACTGAACTGCATGATAAAATTATACTGTGAAACTATCCTCAAGGATCCCAGAAAAAGGCTGTGCTGAAGCGGAACGCTTTGTATAATGCTGTAATCTTACTTGTGTGCTGTCTTTATGACTAGGTGAACCGTCAGGCCGTCTTTGATGCCGTGCTGGCTGAGGCTGTCGCCATCCTTCAAGATCTTCCCTGCAAAAATCAGAACCAACTGGTCCTGTTTGGCTTTAAACCGCCTCGAGATCTCTTCtttaaactaaaaaacaaacagacaaaagcaATGCCGTGAGAAATTATGCTGaaagcagataaaaaaaaataagaggaaaGCAGAAACTATAAGAAGGGTATAATAgactaataataaaaataaggaTCTAACTTACTTCACCCAT
Proteins encoded in this window:
- the ubqln4 gene encoding ubiquilin-4 isoform X2 — translated: MADQGAADPGNNNNNKPEATEGTIIKVTVKTPKDKEEIAIAEDASVTQFKEEISRRFKAKQDQLVLIFAGKILKDGDSLSQHGIKDGLTVHLVIKTAHKAGDGASTSASSSTSTQTGSTSTSSPGTNPPPTTGPAGSAPPPTQTPNILTGFGDLAGLAGLGMGSSNFMELQQQMQRQLMSNPEMLSQIMENPLVQNMMSNPDLMRQMIMANPQMQQLMERNPEISHMLNNPELMRQTMELARNPAMMQEMMRNQDRALSNLESIPGGYNALRRMYTDIQEPMFSAAREQFGSNPFSALGGNSESGAQPSRTENREPLPNPWGPPNSSNPSESAGGTTGNTSSTAGTNPSVSNPLGINAGSLGNGMFNSPGMQSLMQQISENPQLMQNMLSAPYMRSMMQSLSQNPELASQVLMNNPLFAGNPQLQEQFRAQLPIFLQQMQNPEALSVMTNPRAMQALMQIQQGLQTLQTEAPGLMPSLMSGGIPGIPTGGGVPAENPASSPSSAGTNAAQQQLMQQMLQMFAGGGGGGSATTQTPEVRFQSQLDQLNAMGFINREANLQALIATGGDINAAIERLLGSQPS
- the ubqln4 gene encoding ubiquilin-4 isoform X1, with protein sequence MADQGAADPGNNNNNKPEATEGTIIKVTVKTPKDKEEIAIAEDASVTQFKEEISRRFKAKQDQLVLIFAGKILKDGDSLSQHGIKDGLTVHLVIKTAHKAGDGASTSASSSTSTQTGSTSTSSPGTNPPPTTGPAGSAPPPTQTPNILTGFGDLAGLAGLGMGSSNFMELQQQMQRQLMSNPEMLSQIMENPLVQNMMSNPDLMRQMIMANPQMQQLMERNPEISHMLNNPELMRQTMELARNPAMMQEMMRNQDRALSNLESIPGGYNALRRMYTDIQEPMFSAAREQFGSNPFSALGGNSESGAQPSRTENREPLPNPWGPPNSSNPSESAGGTTGNTSSTAGTNPSVSNPLGINAGSLGNGMFNSPGMQSLMQQISENPQLMQNMLSAPYMRSMMQSLSQNPELASQVLMNNPLFAGNPQLQEQFRAQLPIFLQQMQNPEALSVMTNPRAMQALMQIQQGLQTLQTEAPGLMPRRGPSLMSGGIPGIPTGGGVPAENPASSPSSAGTNAAQQQLMQQMLQMFAGGGGGGSATTQTPEVRFQSQLDQLNAMGFINREANLQALIATGGDINAAIERLLGSQPS